In one Hymenobacter sp. DG25B genomic region, the following are encoded:
- the hisC gene encoding histidinol-phosphate transaminase: MSAPIFPFVMFNLDSLVRPNIRTMKPYSSARDEFQGEAHVMLDANENSLGSAGPERFNRYPDPMQRAVKAELALLKGVRPEQIFLGNGSDEAIDLLVRLTCTPGQDSILILPPTYGMYEVAANLNDVRIERLPLTADFQLSAETVAGVLASEAKLVFLCSPNNPTGNLLHADAIEEILRGFRGLVVVDEAYADFADAPSWTTRLDEFPNLVVLQTFSKAWGLAGLRLGMAFASPEVIRYLNKIKPPYNVSEATQQHALEALRDAARFEQMRRELLVGRDWLQARLPALPIVEQVFPSDANFLLVRFRPDATAVYDFLLGRGIVVRNRTTQPGCAGTLRLTVGTPQENEQLLQALQEFQG; this comes from the coding sequence ATGAGCGCCCCAATCTTCCCCTTTGTGATGTTTAACCTAGATAGCCTGGTGCGGCCCAATATCCGGACCATGAAGCCTTACTCTTCGGCCCGCGACGAATTTCAGGGCGAAGCGCATGTGATGCTTGATGCCAACGAGAACAGCCTGGGCAGCGCTGGTCCCGAGCGGTTCAACCGCTACCCCGATCCTATGCAGCGCGCCGTAAAGGCCGAGCTGGCCCTACTGAAAGGCGTGCGCCCCGAGCAGATTTTCCTGGGTAATGGCTCCGATGAAGCCATTGACTTGCTGGTTCGCCTCACGTGCACTCCCGGGCAGGACAGCATCCTGATCCTGCCGCCTACCTATGGCATGTATGAGGTAGCGGCTAACCTGAACGATGTGCGCATTGAGCGCCTGCCGCTCACGGCCGACTTTCAGCTTTCCGCCGAAACAGTGGCCGGCGTGCTGGCTTCTGAAGCCAAGCTGGTATTCCTGTGCTCCCCCAATAACCCCACCGGCAACCTGCTGCATGCCGATGCCATAGAGGAAATACTGCGCGGCTTCCGGGGTCTGGTGGTGGTAGACGAAGCCTACGCCGATTTCGCCGATGCTCCCAGCTGGACTACACGTCTGGATGAGTTTCCGAACCTGGTAGTGCTGCAGACATTTTCCAAAGCCTGGGGCTTGGCGGGGCTGCGCCTGGGTATGGCTTTCGCCTCGCCGGAGGTCATCCGTTACCTCAATAAAATCAAGCCTCCTTATAATGTATCGGAGGCCACACAGCAGCATGCACTGGAAGCTCTGCGCGATGCGGCCCGTTTTGAGCAGATGCGCCGGGAGTTGCTGGTAGGTCGTGATTGGCTGCAGGCACGTTTGCCTGCGCTGCCTATCGTGGAGCAAGTTTTTCCTTCTGATGCCAACTTCCTGCTCGTGCGTTTCCGGCCCGATGCCACGGCGGTGTATGATTTTCTGCTGGGCCGCGGCATTGTAGTGCGCAACCGCACCACGCAGCCCGGCTGTGCCGGCACGCTCCGCCTGACCGTTGGTACTCCGCAGGAAAACGAGCAGCTGCTGCAGGCACTGCAGGAGTTTCAAGGTTAG
- a CDS encoding Imm50 family immunity protein, whose product MNESPGIRRIANASLVLEYFGYWPNFHDAEVKKVTFEANPGYYPTVTFLIAASEMTTSTDELGYFRQAKCCEIELRFIGVKEIDFDGFGHQNVIFSLKFDEQDADLTCTLDSAVGLDAFIIAQSAEVVCLIPNNTSDLA is encoded by the coding sequence ATGAACGAAAGTCCCGGGATTCGCCGAATAGCTAATGCGTCACTTGTTCTTGAGTACTTCGGTTACTGGCCAAATTTTCACGACGCGGAAGTGAAGAAAGTAACGTTTGAAGCCAATCCGGGCTATTATCCGACGGTTACTTTTCTGATTGCCGCAAGTGAGATGACAACGTCAACCGATGAGCTAGGATACTTTCGTCAGGCAAAATGCTGCGAAATCGAACTTCGGTTTATAGGCGTTAAGGAAATTGACTTTGATGGATTCGGTCATCAAAACGTCATCTTCAGTTTGAAATTTGATGAACAAGATGCCGACCTCACCTGCACGCTGGATTCGGCGGTCGGCCTGGATGCCTTCATTATCGCCCAATCTGCTGAAGTGGTGTGTTTGATACCAAACAATACGTCAGACCTGGCATAG
- the hisB gene encoding bifunctional histidinol-phosphatase/imidazoleglycerol-phosphate dehydratase HisB: MKKVLFIDRDGTILIEPPTDFQVDSLSREKFQFVPGAITGLARIARELDYELALVSNQDGLGTDSFPEHTFWPAHQMMLDILRSEGVEFVREHIDRSFPHENLPTRKPGIGMLEEYLGDASQYDLPHSFVIGDRLTDVELAENLGCQSILMRPEGEGDERAALTTTSWEKIYQFLRLPARTAVVQRDTNETKISIELNLDGSGRPEMHTGLGFFDHMLDQLSKHSGVDMKITVQGDLHIDEHHTIEDTAIALGEAFTQALGDKRGLARYGFLLPMDDVLAQAAIDFSGRPWIVWDAEFKREKIGDMPTEMFYHFFKSFSDAARCNLNIKAEGQNEHHKIEAIFKAVAKSIKMALVRDAGRMEIPSTKGVL; the protein is encoded by the coding sequence ATGAAAAAAGTACTCTTCATTGACCGCGACGGGACTATTCTCATCGAACCCCCCACGGATTTTCAGGTGGATTCCCTGAGCCGGGAAAAATTTCAATTTGTGCCCGGCGCCATTACCGGGCTGGCCCGCATTGCCCGGGAGCTTGACTACGAGCTGGCGCTGGTAAGCAACCAGGATGGCCTGGGCACCGATAGCTTCCCCGAACATACCTTTTGGCCGGCCCACCAGATGATGCTGGACATTCTGCGCTCCGAAGGCGTGGAATTTGTCCGGGAGCACATCGACCGGAGTTTCCCGCACGAGAACCTGCCCACGCGCAAGCCCGGCATCGGCATGCTGGAAGAATACCTGGGCGATGCCAGCCAGTATGACCTGCCGCATTCGTTCGTCATCGGTGACCGGCTAACGGATGTGGAACTGGCCGAGAACCTCGGGTGCCAGTCTATCCTGATGCGGCCGGAAGGGGAGGGCGACGAGCGTGCTGCCCTTACGACTACCAGCTGGGAAAAAATATACCAGTTCCTGCGGCTGCCCGCCCGCACCGCCGTGGTGCAGCGTGATACCAACGAAACCAAAATCAGCATCGAGCTGAATCTGGATGGTAGCGGCCGACCAGAGATGCACACCGGTCTGGGTTTCTTCGACCATATGCTGGATCAACTCAGCAAGCACTCCGGCGTGGATATGAAAATCACGGTGCAGGGCGACTTGCACATTGATGAGCACCACACCATAGAAGACACCGCCATTGCCTTGGGCGAAGCCTTCACTCAGGCCCTGGGCGATAAGCGCGGCCTGGCTCGCTATGGTTTTCTGTTACCTATGGATGATGTGCTGGCGCAAGCGGCTATTGATTTCTCCGGCCGTCCCTGGATAGTATGGGACGCCGAGTTTAAGCGGGAGAAAATAGGGGATATGCCAACGGAAATGTTTTACCATTTCTTCAAGAGCTTCTCTGATGCGGCCCGCTGCAACCTCAACATAAAAGCCGAAGGACAGAACGAGCACCATAAGATTGAAGCCATTTTCAAAGCCGTGGCTAAGTCTATTAAGATGGCGCTGGTGCGTGATGCCGGCCGCATGGAAATCCCCAGCACGAAGGGTGTTTTATAG
- the hisH gene encoding imidazole glycerol phosphate synthase subunit HisH: MEIAVIDYKGGNVQSVLFALERLGVQAILTADHEIIRRADKVLFPGEGEAASAMRELRAQGLDEFLPTLTQPFLGICLGMQLLGRHTEEGGGTDMLDILPFDVVRFEASPDYKVPHMGWNTLQALRSPLFNGLQQEDYVYFVHSYYAPVGDYTIAQTEYPTAPFSAAVQHRNFYAVQFHTEKSGPVGTRILENFLKL; the protein is encoded by the coding sequence ATGGAAATAGCGGTAATTGATTACAAAGGCGGCAATGTGCAGTCGGTGTTGTTTGCGCTGGAGCGCCTGGGGGTACAAGCTATTCTGACCGCTGACCATGAAATAATCAGAAGGGCAGACAAAGTATTGTTCCCCGGGGAGGGGGAGGCGGCCTCCGCTATGCGGGAGCTGCGGGCCCAGGGGCTGGATGAATTCCTGCCCACCCTGACGCAGCCTTTCCTGGGCATTTGCCTGGGTATGCAGCTGCTGGGGCGTCATACCGAGGAAGGCGGCGGTACCGACATGCTCGACATTCTTCCTTTCGATGTAGTGCGCTTTGAAGCTTCGCCGGACTACAAGGTGCCCCACATGGGTTGGAACACGTTGCAAGCCCTCCGCAGTCCGCTGTTTAATGGCCTGCAGCAGGAAGACTATGTGTACTTCGTGCATAGCTACTATGCACCCGTAGGCGACTACACCATTGCCCAGACGGAATACCCCACCGCGCCCTTCAGTGCCGCCGTGCAGCACCGCAACTTCTACGCGGTGCAGTTCCACACGGAAAAGAGTGGTCCGGTGGGCACCCGCATTCTGGAGAACTTTCTGAAACTCTAA
- the hisA gene encoding 1-(5-phosphoribosyl)-5-[(5-phosphoribosylamino)methylideneamino]imidazole-4-carboxamide isomerase, whose protein sequence is MEIIPAIDLINGQCVRLTEGDFAQQTTYDADPVAVAQRFEQHGVKRLHLVDLDGARAKQPVNLPVLERIARHTNLVIDFGGGLQSEEAVRQAFDAGARQITAGSIAVREPETVSGWLRTFGADSIIIGADFRDNYISINAWAEQSERTLREFVENYLTVGATTFICTDVSKDGKLQGPSLGTYQLLREQLPTAKLVASGGVTTIADVEALAAVGMHGAIIGKAIYEGTITLQELQPWL, encoded by the coding sequence ATGGAAATCATTCCAGCTATTGACCTCATAAACGGCCAGTGCGTGCGCCTGACGGAGGGAGACTTCGCGCAGCAAACCACCTATGATGCCGACCCCGTAGCCGTAGCCCAGCGCTTCGAGCAGCATGGCGTAAAGCGCCTGCACCTGGTAGACCTGGATGGTGCCCGCGCCAAGCAGCCCGTAAACCTGCCAGTGCTGGAACGCATTGCCCGCCACACCAACCTGGTTATTGACTTTGGGGGCGGACTGCAGAGCGAGGAGGCCGTACGGCAGGCTTTTGATGCGGGAGCCCGGCAGATAACCGCCGGCAGCATTGCCGTACGGGAACCGGAAACGGTGAGTGGCTGGCTGCGCACCTTCGGGGCGGATAGCATCATTATTGGAGCCGACTTCCGCGACAACTATATTTCCATTAACGCCTGGGCCGAGCAGAGCGAGCGGACGCTGCGGGAATTCGTAGAGAATTATCTGACGGTAGGCGCTACTACGTTTATCTGTACCGATGTAAGCAAGGACGGTAAGCTGCAGGGCCCTTCGCTCGGCACGTACCAGTTGCTGCGGGAGCAACTGCCCACGGCTAAGCTGGTGGCCAGTGGGGGTGTTACTACCATTGCCGATGTGGAAGCTCTGGCTGCCGTTGGCATGCATGGCGCTATCATTGGCAAGGCCATCTACGAGGGCACTATCACCCTGCAGGAATTACAGCCATGGCTGTAG
- the hisF gene encoding imidazole glycerol phosphate synthase subunit HisF translates to MLTKRIIPCLDIKDGRTVKGVRFEGLRDAGDPVALAARYAREGADELVFLDITATNQKRATLVALVRDVARELDIPFTVGGGIGTVADVEVLLMNGADKVSINSAALARPELIDELAARFGSQCIVVAADTRYNDADGWQVYTRAGTNNTGRDAVQWCREAADRGAGEILLTSMSNDGTKDGFALDITGAVSRAVSVPVVASGGAGSKQDFTNVFLQAHADAGLAASIFHFGEIGIRELKEHLRRDGIPVRL, encoded by the coding sequence ATGCTGACCAAACGAATCATTCCCTGCCTGGATATAAAAGATGGCCGCACCGTAAAAGGCGTGCGTTTTGAGGGCCTGCGCGATGCCGGCGACCCGGTGGCGCTGGCAGCACGCTATGCTCGCGAAGGTGCCGACGAGCTGGTGTTCCTCGATATTACCGCTACCAACCAGAAGCGCGCCACGCTGGTAGCGCTGGTGCGTGATGTGGCCCGCGAGCTGGACATTCCCTTCACGGTAGGTGGCGGCATTGGCACCGTGGCGGATGTAGAGGTACTGCTGATGAACGGAGCCGATAAGGTAAGCATCAATTCGGCCGCGCTGGCGCGCCCGGAGCTGATTGATGAACTGGCAGCCCGTTTCGGAAGCCAGTGCATTGTGGTGGCCGCCGATACGCGCTATAACGATGCCGACGGCTGGCAGGTCTACACCCGGGCCGGCACCAACAACACCGGCCGCGACGCCGTGCAATGGTGCCGCGAAGCCGCAGACCGGGGCGCCGGCGAAATCCTGCTGACCTCCATGAGCAACGACGGCACCAAAGATGGCTTTGCCCTGGATATCACCGGCGCCGTAAGCCGGGCCGTGTCGGTGCCGGTGGTGGCATCCGGCGGGGCGGGCTCCAAGCAGGACTTCACCAACGTATTCCTGCAGGCCCACGCTGATGCCGGACTGGCCGCCAGCATCTTCCACTTTGGTGAAATCGGAATTCGGGAACTGAAGGAGCACCTGCGCCGGGATGGTATTCCCGTCCGGCTGTAG
- the hisIE gene encoding bifunctional phosphoribosyl-AMP cyclohydrolase/phosphoribosyl-ATP diphosphatase HisIE: MDFAKMPDGLIPVIVQDAHTGQVLMLGYQNEEAQRVTQDTGRVTFYSRSKQRLWTKGETSGNYLTVVSQHPDCDQDALLIRAIPDGPTCHRGTTSCFEQLDQTAYPAPAVSFIAELERLVQRRQQFPEEDPKSYTASLFRKGMPKIAQKVGEEAVETVIDAVAGNVEGLKGEAADLLYHLLVLLTASGLSLEDVVAVLRQRHSTISGGVRREE, encoded by the coding sequence ATGGACTTTGCTAAAATGCCCGATGGGCTTATTCCCGTTATTGTGCAGGATGCCCACACCGGGCAGGTGCTGATGCTGGGCTATCAGAATGAGGAAGCGCAGCGCGTAACCCAGGATACCGGCCGCGTAACGTTCTATTCCCGCTCCAAGCAGCGCCTCTGGACCAAGGGCGAAACCTCCGGCAATTACCTCACTGTGGTCAGCCAGCACCCCGACTGCGACCAGGATGCGCTGCTGATACGGGCCATTCCCGATGGGCCTACCTGCCACCGCGGCACCACCAGCTGCTTTGAGCAGCTGGATCAGACGGCTTACCCGGCGCCGGCAGTGAGCTTTATTGCCGAGCTGGAACGGCTGGTGCAGCGCCGGCAGCAGTTTCCGGAGGAAGATCCGAAGTCATACACGGCTTCTCTGTTCCGGAAGGGAATGCCCAAAATTGCCCAGAAAGTGGGAGAGGAGGCCGTAGAAACGGTTATTGATGCCGTAGCGGGCAACGTGGAAGGGCTGAAAGGCGAAGCGGCTGACCTGCTCTACCATTTGCTGGTGCTGCTTACTGCCTCGGGGTTGTCGTTGGAAGATGTGGTGGCCGTGCTGCGGCAGCGCCATTCCACTATTTCCGGGGGCGTGCGGCGGGAAGAATAG
- a CDS encoding glycosyltransferase encodes MPNHASAYLALQTLTVLVPVYNEEESLQQFVVEMNKFLEKTPVATTVLFVNDGSTDNSLPILRDICRHDSRYEYISLSQNRGLSTAIKAGVDHCRTTLIGYIDSDIQTSPMDFLKFFEFFPEYDMVNGIRAKRQDTVVKKLSSKVANTVRRTLINDGIQDTGCPLKIMKMEYARRLPLFHGMHRFLGALVQLQGGRIKQIPVQHFPRFAGTAKYNLWNRAWKPLVDTFGFRWIRSRWKNYEIGEHHRAETTGR; translated from the coding sequence ATGCCCAACCACGCCTCCGCTTACCTGGCCCTGCAAACCCTGACCGTTCTGGTTCCCGTGTACAACGAAGAAGAGAGCCTGCAGCAGTTTGTGGTGGAGATGAATAAGTTTCTGGAAAAAACGCCGGTAGCTACCACCGTCCTCTTTGTGAATGATGGCTCTACGGACAACTCCCTGCCCATTCTGCGCGACATCTGCCGGCATGATTCCCGCTACGAATACATATCCCTGAGCCAGAACCGGGGCCTGAGCACGGCCATCAAAGCAGGGGTAGACCACTGCCGCACCACGCTCATCGGCTACATTGACTCCGATATTCAGACCTCGCCCATGGACTTTCTGAAGTTCTTCGAGTTCTTCCCGGAATATGATATGGTAAACGGCATCCGGGCCAAGCGTCAGGATACGGTGGTGAAGAAGCTTTCCTCCAAGGTGGCCAACACCGTGCGCCGCACGCTCATCAACGACGGCATTCAGGATACAGGCTGCCCGCTCAAGATTATGAAGATGGAGTATGCCCGCCGGCTGCCCCTGTTTCATGGCATGCACCGCTTTCTGGGGGCGTTGGTGCAGTTGCAGGGCGGCCGCATAAAGCAGATTCCGGTGCAGCACTTCCCACGCTTTGCCGGCACGGCCAAATACAACCTCTGGAACCGCGCCTGGAAACCCCTGGTTGATACTTTTGGCTTCCGCTGGATACGTTCCCGCTGGAAAAACTACGAAATTGGCGAGCATCACCGCGCAGAAACCACGGGGCGCTAA
- a CDS encoding lipid-A-disaccharide synthase N-terminal domain-containing protein: MTTQTVALGIGLVSQLLFSSRIVLQWIQSERAKRVLVPTLFWQISLISSFLMIVYGILRHDPIILAAQIISYGIYIRNLQLLGEWRKLNPWFRAGAYVFPVAMLAWFVAGNQHFSLRTMLDNRIPGGVLLLGAIGQTIFLLRFVYQWLYSERKGESTLPLSFWVISLLGSALILVYALLRQDVVLIIGNVFGTVVYARNIVLLRREQARLQQQPETSVV, encoded by the coding sequence ATGACCACACAGACCGTAGCGCTGGGCATTGGACTGGTTTCGCAGCTCTTGTTTTCCAGCCGCATTGTGCTGCAATGGATACAGAGCGAGCGGGCCAAGCGGGTGCTGGTGCCCACGCTGTTCTGGCAGATCAGCCTGATATCATCGTTTCTGATGATAGTGTACGGCATTCTGCGCCACGACCCCATTATCCTGGCGGCGCAAATCATCAGCTACGGTATTTACATCCGCAACCTGCAGCTGCTGGGCGAGTGGCGCAAGCTGAACCCCTGGTTTCGGGCGGGGGCATATGTATTTCCGGTAGCTATGCTGGCCTGGTTTGTGGCCGGTAATCAGCATTTCAGCCTGCGCACCATGCTGGATAACCGTATTCCGGGCGGGGTGCTGCTGCTGGGTGCAATTGGTCAAACCATTTTTCTGCTGCGCTTTGTATATCAGTGGCTTTACTCCGAGCGCAAGGGCGAATCAACGCTGCCGTTGAGTTTCTGGGTTATCAGCCTGCTGGGCTCCGCGCTCATTCTGGTGTATGCACTGCTGCGCCAGGATGTGGTGCTTATCATTGGCAATGTGTTTGGCACGGTGGTGTATGCCCGCAACATTGTGCTGCTTCGCCGCGAGCAGGCCCGCCTGCAGCAGCAACCCGAGACGTCCGTGGTTTAG
- a CDS encoding GDP-mannose 4,6-dehydratase: protein MASILVTGCAGFIGSHLCDRLLQQGHRVVGLDNFDPFYPRAIKQANMANLLTQERFSFHEADLQDGLDALVDALPADPIEIVVHLAAKAGVGPSVKEPAAYLQNNVIGTTHLLEWMRLRDIQKLFFASSSSVYGNTRELPFREDMNLQATCISPYAASKLSGEQLTYTYHHLYGLDVLNARFFTVYGPRQRPDLAIHKFVRRLRAGEAIPVFGDGSTARDYTFVLDTVDGIARGVDYLLSHSDVYETINLGNHRPVALLELIQAVGEAVGCKPQLEFQPMQAGDVDVTYADISKAQQLLGYSPQTTLQDGLRDFVQWMDQQED from the coding sequence ATGGCGTCTATTCTGGTTACGGGTTGTGCGGGTTTTATTGGCTCCCACCTTTGTGACAGGCTACTACAGCAGGGCCACCGCGTGGTGGGCCTGGACAACTTCGACCCATTTTACCCGCGGGCCATTAAGCAGGCTAACATGGCCAACCTGCTTACCCAGGAAAGGTTCAGCTTCCATGAAGCCGACCTGCAGGATGGCCTTGATGCCCTGGTAGACGCCCTCCCCGCCGACCCTATTGAAATAGTGGTGCACCTGGCCGCCAAGGCTGGCGTGGGGCCTTCCGTGAAAGAGCCGGCCGCCTATCTGCAGAATAACGTCATCGGGACCACCCACCTGCTGGAATGGATGCGCCTGCGCGACATTCAAAAGCTGTTCTTCGCCTCTTCCTCGTCGGTATACGGCAACACCCGGGAGCTGCCCTTCCGGGAGGATATGAACCTGCAGGCTACCTGCATTTCGCCCTACGCGGCCTCCAAGCTTTCCGGCGAGCAACTGACCTATACCTACCACCACCTCTACGGGCTGGATGTGCTCAATGCCCGGTTTTTCACGGTGTATGGCCCCCGCCAGCGCCCCGACCTGGCCATTCATAAGTTTGTGCGCCGCCTGCGGGCCGGGGAAGCCATTCCAGTTTTCGGCGACGGCAGCACGGCCCGCGACTACACTTTTGTGCTGGATACGGTAGATGGCATTGCCCGCGGAGTAGACTACCTGCTGAGCCATTCCGATGTGTATGAAACCATCAACCTGGGCAACCATCGGCCGGTAGCGCTGCTGGAACTGATTCAGGCCGTAGGCGAAGCCGTGGGCTGCAAGCCGCAGCTGGAGTTCCAGCCCATGCAGGCCGGCGACGTGGACGTGACCTACGCCGATATCTCCAAAGCCCAGCAACTACTGGGCTACTCCCCGCAAACTACCCTGCAGGACGGCTTGCGGGACTTTGTGCAGTGGATGGATCAACAGGAAGACTAA
- a CDS encoding glycerophosphodiester phosphodiesterase, with translation MKQPIRQVLLLCGAWLPLSAALAQSGANTPVAAVPLQEVQVLGHAGSGFITPINPFNALPPSSLRGVEKALKRGADGIEIDIQLSQDSVPMLYHNRELATLTNTREGCISTRTAASITSLRYRPGWPYDWFQQERPQRLDTLLARLVKRPTFPYLHLDLHEEDACTGYDDGRRSRMLIRALATLLSRYQVPPGQVLILTNQPATLQYIHEQMPQVARGLEVTQDFDAGLQLAQSNGVQSVVMSKYVATPERSARVHSAGMKVVIFGGRSSRAIRRILCCQPDAVEVDNLRQLLHLRSKAKGA, from the coding sequence ATGAAACAACCTATCCGCCAGGTGCTGCTGCTTTGTGGTGCCTGGCTGCCGCTGAGTGCCGCCTTGGCTCAATCGGGAGCCAATACTCCGGTAGCAGCCGTACCGCTGCAAGAGGTTCAGGTGCTGGGGCACGCCGGGTCTGGTTTTATCACCCCCATCAACCCATTTAATGCCTTGCCGCCCAGCAGCCTGCGCGGTGTTGAAAAGGCCTTAAAGCGGGGTGCTGATGGAATAGAAATAGATATTCAGCTCAGTCAGGACAGTGTGCCCATGCTTTATCATAACAGGGAGCTGGCCACCCTCACCAATACCCGGGAAGGCTGCATCAGCACCCGTACGGCTGCCTCTATTACCAGTCTGCGCTATCGGCCTGGCTGGCCCTACGATTGGTTTCAGCAGGAGCGTCCCCAACGCCTGGATACCCTATTGGCCCGCCTGGTCAAACGCCCCACGTTCCCTTATCTGCATCTGGATCTGCACGAAGAAGATGCCTGTACCGGCTATGATGACGGGCGCCGTTCCCGTATGCTTATTCGGGCACTGGCTACGCTACTCAGCCGGTATCAGGTGCCACCCGGGCAGGTGCTGATTCTAACCAACCAGCCAGCTACTCTGCAGTATATTCATGAGCAAATGCCCCAAGTAGCCCGGGGCCTGGAAGTGACCCAGGATTTTGATGCCGGCCTGCAATTGGCACAGTCTAACGGGGTACAGTCCGTGGTAATGTCCAAGTATGTGGCCACGCCCGAGCGTAGCGCCCGGGTGCATAGCGCCGGTATGAAAGTCGTTATCTTCGGAGGCCGCTCATCGCGGGCTATTCGCCGGATATTATGCTGCCAGCCCGATGCCGTAGAAGTTGATAATCTCCGCCAGTTGTTGCATCTGCGCAGCAAAGCAAAGGGAGCATAA
- a CDS encoding ArnT family glycosyltransferase: MRITFFQSWRGQLLAVLVVCFFYFFLHLGVQEVGLMESRNFVAAREMAAGGSWLLPTMNGELRLAKPPLPTWAVAGMMRLIDFPRPDQLFWLRLPAAVMSTVLILFFWGLLRELTQLYPGEAEAPGRTAWVGALVLASSLLMITVGRDAQWDIFSHSFMIGSLWLLVRASRTADRGVLWGASGLLLGLSILSKGPVALYGVWLPFLICYYQPRFGGAVGRLRQEWSGLLFLVVVALIVGVSWPWYVWQHVAPTALTVARTEVSSWQGRHVQPFWYYFNFPVFTGVWALVALAALVVPYARRRAGRYVPYALGFVWLLVSFFLLSAVPEKKERYMLPLLFPLVMLLTGMLRAWETAAQEQRLTRSDNRLLWAWAVLLVVVGVGLAGAMAVIGLPGFEFGTARFWAVLLLGGLISYSILKGRGAHQAPRPLRLVLASFILMAAGMAILMPAYPVWENRKAEAGLRRMADIRRDARWKPYSWHSLTEIQIKQVWAAGKAIPLWNIQERALPATPFLLFSPAPVRREELGVNASRLAVLPVDSFFLGRDRKSGQWYVELVKLQE, encoded by the coding sequence ATGCGAATTACGTTTTTCCAGTCGTGGCGGGGGCAGTTGTTGGCGGTATTGGTGGTATGTTTCTTTTACTTCTTCCTGCATTTGGGCGTGCAGGAGGTGGGGCTGATGGAAAGCCGAAACTTCGTGGCCGCCCGGGAAATGGCTGCTGGAGGCTCCTGGCTTCTCCCAACCATGAATGGAGAGCTACGCCTGGCTAAACCACCCTTACCCACCTGGGCCGTAGCCGGTATGATGCGACTGATCGACTTTCCGCGGCCGGATCAGCTTTTCTGGCTGCGCCTGCCCGCCGCTGTTATGTCCACCGTGCTTATCCTGTTTTTCTGGGGCCTGTTGCGGGAGTTAACCCAACTTTACCCCGGCGAAGCAGAGGCTCCGGGCCGCACGGCCTGGGTGGGGGCGTTGGTGCTGGCCAGCAGCCTGCTGATGATTACTGTGGGCCGCGATGCGCAATGGGATATCTTCTCCCATAGTTTTATGATAGGCTCCCTGTGGCTGCTGGTCCGGGCGAGTCGAACAGCTGACCGGGGTGTGCTCTGGGGAGCGTCCGGGTTGCTGTTGGGGTTATCTATCCTCAGTAAGGGCCCGGTGGCGCTGTATGGGGTGTGGCTACCGTTTCTTATCTGCTATTACCAACCCCGGTTTGGGGGGGCAGTCGGCCGGTTGCGGCAGGAGTGGAGCGGCCTTCTTTTCCTGGTGGTGGTGGCGTTAATAGTGGGCGTTTCCTGGCCCTGGTATGTGTGGCAGCATGTGGCGCCCACTGCCCTTACGGTAGCTCGTACCGAAGTATCCTCGTGGCAGGGACGGCATGTGCAGCCGTTTTGGTATTACTTCAACTTCCCCGTGTTCACCGGGGTGTGGGCTTTGGTGGCCTTGGCGGCGCTCGTAGTACCCTACGCCCGGCGCCGCGCGGGTCGGTATGTGCCCTATGCCTTGGGTTTTGTCTGGCTGCTGGTTTCGTTTTTTCTGCTCAGTGCCGTACCGGAGAAAAAGGAGCGCTATATGCTACCCTTGTTGTTTCCATTGGTCATGCTCCTGACGGGCATGCTGCGGGCCTGGGAAACCGCTGCGCAGGAGCAACGCCTTACCCGTTCCGACAACCGACTTTTGTGGGCATGGGCGGTTCTTTTGGTCGTGGTGGGAGTAGGCCTGGCCGGGGCAATGGCGGTAATTGGTCTGCCGGGTTTTGAATTTGGTACCGCCCGGTTCTGGGCGGTGCTGCTTCTGGGCGGCCTGATCAGCTATAGCATCTTAAAAGGTCGGGGTGCTCACCAGGCGCCCAGGCCGCTTCGGTTGGTACTGGCTTCGTTTATTCTAATGGCAGCGGGCATGGCTATTCTCATGCCAGCCTATCCGGTATGGGAAAACCGAAAAGCCGAAGCCGGCCTCCGACGTATGGCGGATATAAGGCGTGATGCCCGCTGGAAACCCTATTCCTGGCACAGTCTGACCGAAATTCAGATCAAGCAGGTATGGGCTGCGGGCAAGGCTATACCGCTGTGGAATATCCAGGAGCGGGCGCTGCCCGCTACCCCTTTTCTCCTTTTTTCACCTGCACCGGTCCGGCGCGAAGAACTGGGTGTTAATGCCAGCCGGCTGGCGGTTCTGCCGGTAGACAGTTTCTTTCTAGGCCGTGACCGGAAGTCTGGTCAGTGGTATGTTGAGTTGGTGAAATTGCAGGAATAA